The Rhodocytophaga rosea genome has a segment encoding these proteins:
- a CDS encoding TonB-dependent receptor, with the protein MRILLFLVLALPCLFLKAKAQQTSIQGLTQTIRGTVVDKESQMPLVGATVIITGSDPVKGSSTDASGSFRIDGVPVGRHTIKITSVGYEDQVLSEMLVGSGKEVILNIGLKESLIQMSEVVVVAAQQEKGKPINEMATLSARSISVEETKRYAASVNDPARAALSFAGVSSTDDIGNEIVIRGNSPKGLLWRIEGVEVPNPNHFAEEGAAGGGVSILSVNMLDNSDFFTGAFPSEYGNALSGVFDIKLRKGNNEKREYAFQAGLLGIDFAVEGPFSPRSKASYLANYRYSTLGILDKIGVRPAGDAIPDFQDFSYKIYLPTAKAGTFSFWGIGGLSRQTSSAVNDSTQWDSRYDRYQDKFMTQMGAIGLSHVYFLDQKTYFESVLSLSGNQNKYTNDTLNAEYNPALRYRQNFVNRSFRASVLFNRKFSARHTLRTGLIFSQLNFDLFSEGRDEDYDNEMVRYVENSGGSQVIQSYAQWKYRIGQNLTLNTGLHYLYMALNGKHSLEPRAGLKWEFTPTQSLGIGLGVHSRHEAMSSYFAQKRLADGSYIQPNRNMDFTRARHVVLSYEHQLREDLRLKAETYYQWLSRVPVRTDLSSTYSLINAEDGFETDSLTSNGKGRNYGLELTLEKFFTNNYYFLFNTSLYDSKYTAANGKEYNTRFNGHFIVNLTAGKEIKVGKNKTNLIGANTRLLWAGGKRYTPIDLEASKLKDEAVYIEDRRFSQQAPNYYRMDIRVSYRKNNPKASHIISLDIQNVTNRLNVYSRYYDEDKQEIATSYQSGLIPILNYRIEF; encoded by the coding sequence ATGAGGATACTATTATTCCTTGTACTGGCATTGCCATGTCTTTTTTTGAAAGCGAAGGCACAACAAACCTCAATTCAGGGGCTGACTCAAACCATCCGGGGTACGGTAGTAGATAAGGAATCGCAGATGCCGCTGGTTGGAGCGACGGTGATTATTACAGGTTCCGACCCGGTGAAAGGCAGCAGTACGGATGCATCCGGCAGTTTCCGGATCGATGGGGTTCCGGTAGGCAGGCATACCATTAAAATTACGTCCGTTGGTTACGAAGACCAGGTTTTATCCGAAATGCTGGTAGGTTCCGGCAAAGAAGTGATACTAAATATCGGGCTTAAGGAATCGTTGATTCAGATGAGTGAAGTGGTGGTAGTAGCTGCCCAGCAGGAGAAAGGGAAACCCATCAATGAAATGGCGACACTCAGTGCCCGATCCATTTCAGTAGAAGAAACCAAACGCTATGCGGCCAGTGTAAACGATCCGGCCAGGGCAGCACTATCTTTTGCCGGGGTTTCTTCCACAGATGATATAGGAAATGAAATTGTGATCCGGGGAAATTCGCCCAAAGGCTTATTATGGCGCATAGAAGGCGTAGAGGTGCCTAATCCGAATCATTTTGCAGAAGAAGGCGCTGCCGGAGGTGGAGTGAGTATCCTGAGTGTGAATATGCTCGATAACTCAGATTTTTTTACTGGTGCTTTTCCATCCGAATATGGCAATGCTTTATCTGGCGTGTTTGATATAAAGCTCAGAAAGGGAAATAATGAAAAACGGGAATATGCCTTTCAGGCTGGTTTGCTGGGGATTGATTTTGCAGTAGAAGGTCCATTCAGCCCTCGTTCGAAGGCTTCTTATCTGGCGAATTACCGGTACTCAACCCTGGGCATTCTGGATAAAATTGGGGTACGGCCAGCTGGAGATGCCATTCCGGATTTTCAGGATTTTTCCTATAAGATTTACTTGCCTACGGCAAAAGCCGGTACTTTTTCCTTCTGGGGCATCGGGGGATTAAGCCGCCAGACTTCCTCTGCTGTCAATGATTCTACCCAGTGGGATAGCCGTTACGACCGCTACCAGGATAAGTTTATGACCCAGATGGGGGCAATAGGTTTGTCTCATGTATATTTTCTGGACCAGAAAACCTATTTTGAATCGGTACTGTCCCTTTCCGGAAACCAGAATAAGTATACCAACGATACACTGAATGCAGAATACAATCCGGCATTGCGCTACCGGCAGAACTTTGTAAACCGGTCTTTCCGGGCATCTGTGCTCTTCAACCGTAAATTCTCCGCCAGACATACCCTTCGCACTGGCCTTATTTTTAGCCAGCTCAATTTCGATCTGTTTTCGGAAGGAAGAGATGAGGATTATGACAATGAGATGGTGCGCTATGTGGAAAACAGCGGAGGTTCACAGGTCATCCAGAGTTATGCCCAGTGGAAATACCGGATCGGACAAAATTTAACACTCAATACAGGCTTGCATTATCTGTATATGGCCTTGAATGGGAAACATAGCCTGGAACCCAGAGCCGGTCTGAAATGGGAATTTACCCCAACACAATCGCTGGGAATCGGACTGGGTGTTCACAGCCGCCACGAAGCAATGTCGAGTTATTTTGCCCAGAAACGGCTGGCAGATGGCAGCTATATACAACCCAACCGGAATATGGATTTTACCCGGGCCAGACATGTGGTATTGTCCTATGAACACCAGTTGCGGGAAGATTTACGCCTGAAAGCAGAAACCTATTACCAGTGGTTAAGCCGGGTTCCGGTCAGAACGGATTTAAGCAGTACTTATTCGCTGATCAATGCGGAAGATGGCTTTGAAACCGACAGTTTAACGAGTAATGGAAAAGGGCGGAACTATGGACTGGAACTAACGCTGGAAAAATTTTTCACCAATAACTATTATTTTCTGTTCAACACGTCCCTGTATGATTCCAAGTATACGGCGGCCAATGGTAAGGAATATAATACCAGGTTCAACGGACATTTTATTGTTAACCTGACGGCTGGGAAAGAGATAAAGGTAGGTAAGAACAAAACCAATCTGATCGGGGCTAATACCCGCTTATTGTGGGCAGGCGGCAAGCGCTATACACCTATCGATCTGGAAGCATCCAAACTGAAAGATGAAGCCGTGTATATAGAAGACCGCCGGTTTTCGCAGCAGGCACCTAATTATTACCGCATGGATATCCGGGTGAGTTACCGGAAAAACAACCCCAAAGCGTCTCACATCATTTCACTGGATATTCAGAATGTAACCAACCGCCTGAATGTATACAGCCGCTATTATGATGAGGATAAACAGGAAATTGCCACCAGCTACCAGAGTGGATTGATACCCATTTTAAACTACAGAATTGAATTTTAA
- a CDS encoding STN domain-containing protein has product MRHVIILILAVLCLNLNVWAQQQVLETKVSLQYKEVSLERAISDIQKKYGIRFSYVNNLIPLQTKVSIDVKDQTLRAALDELLKNVEVNYYLVGDQIVLKNEPKKTSQIEPLAKPRYVSMISGLEPQAVVTQTDSNLLAVNDADMTPSSPDPSTSTLHIQLMASLLHITDQIKSDVATISQREKENREKRLANKNTKEDKTVEEKSIKAEVEPEKEKKQAPTENNDASVADSVTSEQSGYIKRPFQVSFVAPISSNGLEAGKVVNTVSLNIISGYAAGLEGVEFAGVLNMENDYVKGAQFAGVGNLVKKNVTGAQFAGVFNINGDTIHGGQFAGFVNVAARATEAAQFAGFVNVTGSAMKGAQFAGFANVNKGITGPQAAGFVNVVGGDVKGGQAAGFANVNKGTTTGPQFAGFLNYSGKKAKSAQFAGFSNITNGEHTGVQVSGFLNFAHRLKGVQLGFINVADTVDGVQIGFLSISKKGYRRLELWGSEALTANIAFKMGSRQFYNIFAVGAQTFGDEFRWGWGYGFGSELRLSRGLALNIDAIAYHINEDEVFTDDLNLLNVLRANLGVRLAGNTHLFAGPTFNVMVSDHASGNDGKLGSGIAPSWVSYNETHKDTNVKMWPGFNVGIRF; this is encoded by the coding sequence ATGAGGCATGTAATAATCCTTATCCTGGCTGTGCTTTGCCTGAATCTTAACGTTTGGGCACAACAGCAGGTACTGGAAACCAAAGTTTCTTTACAATACAAAGAAGTATCCCTGGAACGGGCGATCTCAGACATTCAGAAAAAGTATGGCATCCGTTTCTCTTATGTTAATAATCTGATTCCCCTGCAAACCAAAGTAAGTATCGATGTAAAAGACCAGACCTTAAGAGCCGCCTTAGACGAACTGTTGAAAAATGTAGAAGTGAATTATTATCTGGTAGGCGATCAGATTGTGTTGAAAAATGAACCGAAAAAAACCAGCCAGATTGAGCCGCTGGCAAAACCCAGGTATGTTTCGATGATCTCCGGACTGGAACCCCAGGCTGTAGTAACCCAGACAGATTCTAACCTGCTGGCTGTGAATGATGCCGATATGACACCCAGCAGCCCTGATCCATCTACATCAACCCTGCACATCCAGTTAATGGCTAGTCTACTTCACATTACTGATCAGATTAAGAGTGATGTTGCTACTATTAGCCAAAGGGAAAAAGAGAACAGGGAAAAACGGCTGGCAAATAAAAATACGAAGGAAGATAAGACAGTAGAAGAAAAGAGTATAAAAGCTGAAGTTGAGCCGGAGAAAGAAAAAAAGCAGGCTCCGACTGAAAATAACGACGCTTCAGTAGCAGATTCTGTTACTTCGGAACAAAGCGGTTACATTAAACGGCCTTTTCAGGTTTCTTTTGTAGCACCAATAAGCAGCAATGGATTGGAAGCTGGCAAAGTTGTTAATACTGTTTCATTGAACATTATATCTGGCTATGCAGCTGGTTTGGAAGGGGTAGAGTTTGCCGGAGTGCTCAATATGGAAAATGATTATGTGAAAGGGGCACAATTTGCCGGGGTCGGTAACCTGGTGAAGAAAAATGTAACCGGCGCTCAGTTCGCAGGGGTATTTAACATCAATGGAGATACCATTCATGGCGGGCAGTTTGCGGGATTTGTGAATGTAGCCGCCAGGGCAACAGAAGCTGCTCAGTTTGCCGGATTTGTCAATGTGACTGGTTCAGCGATGAAAGGAGCCCAGTTTGCCGGGTTTGCCAATGTGAATAAAGGGATTACCGGTCCGCAGGCCGCTGGATTTGTAAATGTGGTAGGGGGTGATGTAAAAGGTGGACAGGCAGCAGGGTTTGCGAATGTGAACAAAGGTACTACCACAGGTCCACAGTTTGCTGGGTTTTTAAATTACTCAGGTAAAAAAGCCAAATCTGCCCAGTTTGCAGGTTTCAGCAACATTACCAATGGTGAGCATACTGGTGTACAGGTAAGTGGGTTTCTGAATTTTGCTCACCGTTTAAAAGGCGTTCAACTTGGATTTATCAACGTAGCAGATACGGTAGATGGCGTACAAATCGGTTTTTTGAGTATTTCTAAAAAAGGATACCGCAGGCTGGAACTCTGGGGGAGCGAAGCACTAACTGCTAATATTGCTTTCAAAATGGGTAGCCGCCAGTTTTACAACATATTCGCTGTAGGCGCCCAAACTTTTGGCGATGAATTCCGGTGGGGATGGGGCTATGGATTTGGTTCTGAACTTAGACTGAGCCGGGGATTAGCCCTGAATATAGATGCCATTGCCTATCATATCAATGAAGACGAAGTATTTACCGACGACCTGAATCTGCTTAATGTATTGAGAGCCAACCTGGGCGTACGGCTGGCAGGAAATACACACTTATTTGCCGGACCTACGTTTAATGTAATGGTGTCTGACCATGCGTCGGGCAATGATGGCAAACTAGGTTCTGGTATTGCCCCTTCCTGGGTCTCCTATAATGAAACGCATAAAGATACCAATGTAAAAATGTGGCCCGGATTTAATGTAGGTATCCGGTTTTAA
- a CDS encoding FecR family protein gives MEEPNNKYWDLIAKHLQGEASRQEEADLAAWVDATPENRHLFEKAKAAWKFTADVDDQYTPDTEKAWTKFQTKTGLSAEVESKMAPEGKIIQFRPWPMLMRVAAVLVVIIGLVYLANRTNLGKSGGEEMLSFSAASEKQQIYLPDSSLVVLNKNSHLSYAADFNEKERVVYLSGEAFFDVRKKNGKTFTIFSGNTRTQVLGTSFTVRSYEKEGRTEVQVLTGKVAFSTKEAPQQSQVLLTPGFKAEMKRDEQIVKTQIDDLNFLAWKDNKLTFNNTKMDKVIRTLEKYFGVPIEVSDERMLECRFTGTFEQPSLQEIVDVLVVSVDLTYTRNNEQYIFTGRGCK, from the coding sequence ATGGAAGAGCCAAACAATAAGTATTGGGATCTGATTGCTAAGCATCTGCAGGGGGAGGCTTCCAGACAGGAAGAAGCAGACCTGGCTGCCTGGGTGGATGCAACGCCAGAAAACCGGCACTTATTTGAAAAGGCAAAGGCAGCCTGGAAGTTTACAGCGGATGTAGATGATCAATATACCCCTGATACTGAAAAAGCCTGGACAAAATTTCAAACCAAAACCGGCTTATCAGCAGAGGTAGAAAGTAAAATGGCTCCGGAAGGAAAAATAATCCAGTTCCGTCCCTGGCCTATGCTGATGAGAGTGGCTGCTGTACTGGTGGTGATCATAGGCTTAGTGTATCTGGCCAATAGAACAAACCTGGGGAAGTCGGGTGGAGAGGAAATGCTTTCGTTCAGTGCAGCCAGCGAAAAACAGCAGATCTACCTGCCGGATAGCAGCCTGGTGGTGCTTAACAAGAACAGCCACCTGTCGTATGCGGCCGATTTTAATGAAAAAGAACGGGTAGTGTATCTGTCCGGGGAGGCGTTTTTTGATGTGAGAAAAAAAAATGGCAAAACCTTCACGATTTTTAGCGGGAATACCAGAACGCAGGTACTCGGAACTTCTTTCACCGTAAGATCTTATGAAAAAGAAGGCAGAACAGAAGTACAGGTATTAACCGGAAAAGTAGCTTTCTCAACCAAAGAAGCTCCGCAACAAAGCCAGGTGCTGCTTACGCCAGGATTTAAGGCAGAAATGAAAAGGGATGAGCAGATTGTGAAAACCCAGATAGATGATCTTAACTTTCTGGCCTGGAAAGACAATAAGCTGACATTCAATAACACAAAAATGGATAAGGTTATCCGGACGCTGGAAAAATACTTTGGCGTACCCATCGAAGTATCTGATGAACGGATGCTGGAATGCCGGTTTACAGGTACTTTTGAGCAGCCAAGCTTGCAGGAAATTGTAGATGTCCTGGTGGTTTCTGTAGACCTGACCTATACCCGGAATAATGAGCAATACATTTTTACTGGCCGGGGTTGTAAATAA
- a CDS encoding GNAT family N-acetyltransferase, with protein sequence MKEDLLGVPETLQNSRILLKRYQEGEGKLVYALIRDNKIRLQDHFPRTISQITDEQKAELYVRNKMAEWYGQKGYFFGIWEKSSQTYIGQISVKNIDWEIPRAEIGYYISKEYEGRGLMTEVVKLIIKFSFEQLKVRKLFLRTTPSNARSSKLAENCGFVKEGWLRKDFLKADKTLVDIIYYGITLQDFQGMKL encoded by the coding sequence ATGAAAGAAGACTTACTTGGCGTACCGGAAACCTTACAAAATTCCAGAATATTGCTGAAGCGTTACCAGGAGGGTGAAGGGAAGCTGGTGTATGCACTCATCCGGGATAACAAGATCAGGCTGCAGGATCATTTTCCCCGGACTATCTCTCAGATTACTGATGAACAAAAAGCTGAATTATATGTGCGTAATAAAATGGCAGAGTGGTATGGGCAAAAAGGTTATTTTTTTGGCATCTGGGAAAAAAGCTCACAAACCTATATCGGGCAGATTTCAGTAAAAAACATTGACTGGGAAATTCCCCGGGCTGAAATTGGCTATTATATCAGTAAAGAATATGAAGGCAGAGGCCTGATGACAGAGGTGGTGAAGCTGATTATTAAATTTAGTTTTGAGCAGCTTAAAGTAAGGAAACTATTTCTCCGCACCACTCCCTCTAATGCCCGTAGCAGTAAGCTGGCCGAAAACTGTGGATTTGTGAAAGAAGGCTGGCTGCGCAAAGATTTTTTGAAGGCAGATAAAACGCTGGTAGATATCATCTACTACGGCATTACCTTACAAGATTTCCAGGGAATGAAGTTATAG
- the kbl gene encoding glycine C-acetyltransferase, producing the protein MYDTLKPVLTQELEEIKNAGLYKKERVITTPQDAVIETTEGKQVINFCANNYLGLSSHPQVIQAAKDAIDTHGYGMSSVRFICGTQDIHKTLEKKIAEFLGTEDTILYAAAFDANGGVFEPLFGQEDAIISDELNHASIIDGVRLCKAQRFRYKHNDMADLEAKLKETANCRHRIIVTDGAFSMDGTIARLDKICDLADQYKALVMTDECHSTGFIGKTGRGVPEYRNVMGRVDIITGTLGKALGGASGGFTSGRKEIIEILRQRSRPYLFSNTLAPSIVGASIAVVDMLTETTELRDKLERNTRYFREKMTAAGFDIKPGEHPIVPIMLYDAVLSQQFAQKLLEKGIYVIGFYFPVVAKGQARIRVQISAVHSTEHLDKAIQAFTEVGNELGVIK; encoded by the coding sequence ATGTACGATACCCTAAAACCAGTTTTGACCCAGGAGTTAGAAGAAATAAAAAATGCAGGCCTGTATAAGAAGGAAAGAGTAATAACCACACCCCAGGATGCAGTGATAGAAACTACTGAGGGCAAACAAGTGATAAATTTTTGTGCCAATAATTACCTGGGTCTTTCTTCCCATCCCCAAGTAATACAAGCCGCCAAAGATGCCATAGATACGCATGGGTATGGCATGTCGTCAGTGCGGTTTATTTGCGGTACACAGGATATTCATAAAACCCTCGAAAAAAAGATAGCTGAGTTTTTAGGTACAGAAGACACCATTTTGTATGCGGCTGCTTTTGATGCCAATGGGGGCGTATTTGAGCCTCTTTTTGGTCAGGAAGATGCAATTATTTCCGATGAACTCAACCATGCTTCTATTATTGATGGAGTCCGATTGTGCAAAGCGCAGCGTTTCCGCTATAAACACAATGATATGGCAGACCTGGAAGCAAAACTGAAAGAGACAGCCAATTGCCGCCACCGGATTATTGTAACAGATGGTGCATTTTCTATGGATGGTACCATTGCCCGGCTGGATAAAATCTGTGACCTTGCCGATCAGTATAAAGCCCTGGTGATGACTGATGAATGCCATTCTACCGGATTTATCGGTAAAACCGGCAGAGGCGTACCTGAATACCGCAATGTGATGGGACGGGTAGATATTATCACCGGCACCCTGGGCAAGGCTTTGGGCGGCGCTTCCGGTGGGTTTACTTCCGGCAGAAAAGAGATTATCGAAATTCTCCGCCAGCGTTCCAGACCCTATTTATTCTCCAATACACTGGCACCTTCTATTGTAGGAGCTTCCATCGCTGTAGTGGACATGCTTACTGAAACTACGGAACTTAGAGATAAACTGGAACGGAATACCAGATACTTCCGGGAGAAAATGACCGCTGCCGGGTTCGACATCAAACCAGGAGAACATCCCATTGTGCCTATTATGCTCTATGATGCCGTGTTGTCGCAGCAGTTTGCCCAGAAATTACTGGAAAAAGGGATTTATGTCATTGGATTTTATTTTCCGGTAGTAGCCAAAGGCCAGGCCAGAATACGGGTGCAGATTTCAGCTGTACATTCAACAGAACACCTGGACAAAGCTATCCAGGCATTCACAGAAGTAGGAAATGAGCTAGGTGTGATTAAATAA
- a CDS encoding NAD-dependent epimerase/dehydratase family protein, with amino-acid sequence MQPDKILVIGACGQLGTELTLALREIYGSSNVIASDLQCRVPLLSQTGPFEKLDVLETQRLAAIINKHQITQIYHLAAMLSATGEQNPKFAWKLNVNGLLNVLDIAQEKKLHKIFWPSSIAVFGPHTPSEQTPQFTTMDPNTVYGISKLAGERWCEYYFEKYGVDVRSLRYPGLISYKTPPGGGTTDYAIDIYHKALEGAPFECFLAEDTYLPMMYMPDAIKATLQIMDAPSTEIKIRSSYNVGAFSFSPKEIAKSIQSNIPAFRITYKPDFRQQIADSWPDTIDDTAARTDWHWNPEYTLQTMTIDILLNLKKLKAEEVV; translated from the coding sequence ATGCAACCAGATAAAATATTAGTTATTGGCGCCTGTGGCCAATTAGGAACAGAATTAACACTCGCTTTAAGAGAAATATATGGCTCAAGTAATGTAATTGCTTCAGACCTGCAATGCCGGGTGCCCTTGCTTTCCCAAACAGGTCCGTTTGAAAAGCTGGATGTATTGGAAACACAGCGGCTGGCGGCCATTATTAACAAACACCAGATTACACAGATTTATCATCTGGCAGCTATGCTCTCGGCAACGGGTGAACAGAATCCCAAATTTGCCTGGAAATTAAATGTAAATGGTTTGCTTAATGTGCTGGATATCGCCCAGGAAAAAAAATTGCATAAAATCTTCTGGCCCAGTTCCATTGCTGTATTTGGTCCACATACGCCATCCGAGCAAACGCCTCAATTTACTACGATGGACCCCAATACCGTATATGGCATCAGTAAACTGGCTGGCGAGCGGTGGTGTGAATACTACTTTGAAAAATATGGCGTGGATGTTCGCAGCCTCCGGTATCCAGGATTAATTAGCTATAAAACGCCTCCGGGCGGCGGAACTACCGATTATGCGATTGATATCTACCACAAAGCCCTGGAAGGCGCACCGTTTGAATGCTTCTTAGCTGAGGATACGTATTTGCCGATGATGTATATGCCAGATGCCATTAAAGCTACTTTGCAAATCATGGATGCTCCTTCAACCGAGATAAAAATCCGTTCCAGCTATAATGTAGGTGCTTTTAGTTTTTCCCCTAAAGAAATTGCCAAGTCAATTCAATCGAATATTCCAGCATTTCGCATCACCTACAAACCAGACTTCCGTCAGCAAATTGCCGATTCCTGGCCAGATACCATTGATGATACGGCTGCCCGAACAGACTGGCACTGGAATCCTGAATACACTCTCCAAACAATGACCATTGATATTTTACTGAATCTCAAGAAACTTAAAGCCGAGGAAGTAGTGTAA
- a CDS encoding porin family protein, protein MKNTFSVKKLAGISFLAAALFFVSNTGFAQNDDTQIRFGVKGGLNLTNLYVDDVDDEKMKAGLHAGVWMKAPLGEYFAIQPELMWSSKGTKIGSYRNIPFTQDGDIRFNLNYIDLPVLAAVTLGPVSIQAGPYVSYLFNANVKNLREDLSTGMVAELDEDDFQRVDYGLAGGLAVDIKGFQIGARYMYGLREIGNSDIAGQLTRNAKNQGLQFFVGIGF, encoded by the coding sequence ATGAAAAACACATTCTCAGTTAAAAAGTTAGCGGGCATCAGCTTTTTGGCCGCCGCTTTATTCTTCGTTTCAAACACTGGTTTTGCCCAAAACGATGATACCCAAATTAGATTTGGTGTAAAAGGAGGTCTTAACCTGACCAATTTGTATGTAGACGATGTAGATGATGAAAAAATGAAAGCAGGCTTACATGCCGGGGTATGGATGAAAGCACCATTAGGTGAATATTTCGCCATCCAACCTGAATTGATGTGGTCTTCCAAAGGAACTAAAATCGGGAGCTACCGCAACATTCCGTTCACACAGGATGGAGATATCAGATTCAATCTGAACTATATTGATCTTCCTGTACTGGCAGCAGTTACCCTAGGACCTGTTAGCATACAGGCTGGCCCTTATGTATCGTACCTGTTCAATGCCAATGTGAAAAATCTGCGGGAAGATTTGTCTACAGGTATGGTAGCTGAGCTGGATGAAGACGATTTCCAGCGGGTAGATTATGGTCTGGCTGGGGGTTTGGCTGTTGATATCAAAGGATTTCAGATAGGCGCACGGTATATGTATGGCTTGCGTGAAATAGGTAACAGCGATATTGCCGGTCAACTTACCCGCAATGCTAAAAACCAGGGCTTACAATTCTTTGTTGGCATTGGCTTCTAA
- a CDS encoding NADP-dependent isocitrate dehydrogenase, producing MSQKTTITVAYGDGIGPEIMEATLQILDAAGAQLEKEVIEIGEKLYLKGVKTGIEPSAWESLRRTKVFLKAPITTPQGGGYTSLNVTTRKMLGLYANVRPCQSYHPFVVTKHPKMDLVIIRENEEDLYAGIEHQQTEQVVQCLKIISRPGCEKIIRYAFEYARAYGRKKVTCLTKDNIMKLTDGLFHKVFDQIGQEYPDLEKEHWIIDIGSALLADEPERFGVIVTLNLYGDIISDIAAQIAGSVGMGGSANIGDQCAMFEAIHGSAPSIAGQGIANPSGLLHGAIMMLVHIGQPEVAAKIHNAWLSTIEAGIHTGDVFKPDVSKQKVGTKEFAEAVIKRLGRKPHLFKTISYQSAPKPIHTHQEAQQAKRKKDLVGVDVFLDWDKGSADDLGKALEKVTSEGLKLTMISNRGVKVYPDGLPETFCTDHWRCRYVSQNGGVVSHEQILALLAKIQSAGYDFIKIENLCTFDGKPGYSVGQGE from the coding sequence ATGTCTCAGAAAACAACAATTACAGTAGCCTATGGAGATGGCATCGGACCTGAAATCATGGAAGCTACCCTGCAAATATTAGATGCCGCAGGAGCACAACTGGAAAAAGAAGTGATTGAAATAGGGGAAAAATTGTACCTGAAAGGGGTAAAAACCGGCATTGAACCCTCAGCCTGGGAATCACTACGGCGCACCAAAGTATTTCTGAAAGCGCCCATTACTACCCCTCAGGGTGGCGGCTATACCAGTCTGAACGTAACCACCCGTAAAATGCTTGGTTTATATGCCAATGTGCGCCCCTGCCAGTCCTATCATCCTTTTGTAGTGACCAAACACCCCAAGATGGATCTGGTAATTATTAGGGAAAATGAAGAAGATCTATATGCCGGTATTGAACATCAGCAAACCGAGCAGGTAGTGCAGTGTTTAAAAATTATATCCAGGCCGGGTTGTGAGAAAATTATCCGGTATGCCTTTGAGTATGCCAGGGCATATGGACGCAAAAAAGTGACCTGCCTTACCAAAGACAATATCATGAAACTGACCGATGGCTTGTTTCATAAGGTATTTGATCAGATTGGACAGGAATATCCAGATCTGGAAAAAGAGCACTGGATTATCGATATTGGCTCTGCCTTGCTGGCCGACGAACCAGAACGCTTCGGAGTGATTGTAACGCTGAATTTGTATGGCGATATTATTTCAGATATTGCTGCACAAATTGCAGGTTCTGTAGGGATGGGTGGTTCTGCCAACATCGGCGATCAGTGTGCCATGTTTGAGGCCATTCATGGATCTGCGCCTTCTATTGCTGGCCAGGGTATTGCCAATCCATCTGGGTTATTGCATGGAGCAATTATGATGCTGGTACATATAGGTCAGCCTGAAGTTGCGGCAAAAATTCACAACGCCTGGCTGAGTACGATTGAGGCAGGTATTCATACCGGAGATGTGTTTAAGCCGGATGTTAGCAAACAAAAAGTAGGCACAAAGGAATTTGCAGAAGCCGTAATTAAACGCCTGGGCAGAAAACCGCACTTGTTTAAAACTATTAGCTATCAATCAGCTCCCAAGCCTATTCATACCCATCAGGAAGCCCAGCAGGCCAAACGTAAAAAAGATCTGGTAGGCGTAGATGTATTTTTAGACTGGGATAAGGGTTCGGCTGATGATTTGGGAAAAGCATTGGAGAAAGTAACCAGCGAAGGTTTAAAATTGACCATGATCTCTAACCGGGGTGTAAAAGTATATCCGGATGGCTTGCCGGAAACCTTCTGTACCGATCACTGGCGCTGCCGGTATGTAAGCCAGAATGGGGGAGTAGTTTCGCATGAACAAATCCTTGCTTTGCTTGCCAAAATACAATCTGCCGGATATGATTTTATTAAAATCGAAAATCTCTGCACATTCGATGGTAAACCAGGTTATTCAGTCGGACAGGGAGAATAA